A stretch of Carya illinoinensis cultivar Pawnee chromosome 14, C.illinoinensisPawnee_v1, whole genome shotgun sequence DNA encodes these proteins:
- the LOC122293683 gene encoding uncharacterized protein LOC122293683 — translation MTDRKRAMPFTTSSSAEKKRPFSSPEKGKGIMIGGQKPSFYSPCPKCGKLHSGECYKGYGVCYRCGKPGHMIRDCPNAKQGSGVGDRKPRPHIPARVYAVTPELEGRTLKAKLLVFGQMEFDLILGMDWLFKHYAKIDCRKREVVFEPPIEDRMSYAGTSVKATRPLISALQARKCIDDGALAFLLITVEETTKTIGIQGIPVVEDFPEVFVDELPGLPPDREVEFQIELEPATTPTHKAPYRMKKDVAEFVNKCSVCRLVKAEHQKPAGKLQSLPIPEWK, via the exons ATGACCGATCGAAAGAGGGCCATGCCATTTACTACAAGCAGTAGTGCTGAGAAAAAGAGGCCTTTTTCTAGTCCGGAGAAAGGCAAGGGAATAATGATTGGAGGACAGAAGCCGTCCTTTTATTCACCATGCCCTAAGTGTGGTAAGCTTCATTCTGGAGAATGTTACAAGGGATATGGAGTCTGTTACCGATGTGGAAAACCAGGACATATGATTAGAGATTGTCCTAACGCCAAACAAGGTAGTGGAGTTGGTGATCGCAAGCCAAGGCCCCACATCCCGGCACGAGTGTATGCAGTAACACCcg AGCTAGAAGGAAGGACACTGAAGGCTAAATTGTTAGTATTCggtcagatggaattcgacctgattttggggatggactggCTTTTCAAGCACTACGCTAAGATAGACTGTCGGAAACGAGAGGTTGTGTTTGAACCTCCAATTGAAGACAGGATGAGTTACGCAGGAACATCAGTTAAGGCCACCCGACCTTTGATCTCGGCGTTGCAAGCTAGGAAGTGTATCGATGATGGAGCCTTAGCGTTTCTATTGATAACTGTAGAGGAGACAACCAAAACTATAGGAATCCAAGGGATACCTGTGGTTGAAGACTTTCCTGAAGTTTTCGTTGATGAGTTACCTGGTTTACCACCAGATAGAGAAGTAGAATTCCAAATAGAGTTGGAGCCGGCAACAACTCCGACTCACAAGGCGCCATATC gaatgaagaaggacgtagcAGAATTTGTGAACAAATGTTCTGTCTGTAGATTAGTAAAAGCAGAGCACCAAAAGCCAGCCGGTAAATTGCAGTCATTGCCAATCCCAGAATGGAAATAG